The Lycium barbarum isolate Lr01 chromosome 9, ASM1917538v2, whole genome shotgun sequence genome has a segment encoding these proteins:
- the LOC132612092 gene encoding uncharacterized protein LOC132612092, producing the protein MKDICEQFKRTHRNSTAYRPQINGAVEAANKNIKRILRKITDNHKGWHKQLPYVFLGYRTTARTSTGVTPYLLVYRTEAVIPAEVEIPSLRIIHEMKLDNVEWVRARYKQLALIDEKRMVAIYHGQLYRQRMERAFNKQVRTKLF; encoded by the coding sequence atgaaggatatctgtgagcaattcaagagAACCCATCGAAATTCAACAGCTTACCGGCCGCAAATAAACGGAGCTgtagaagcagccaacaagaatatcaagaggatattgaggaaaatAACTGATAATCATAAGGGTTGGCACAAACAGTTGCCTTACGTCTTTCTGGGATACCGTACTACGGCCAGGACTTCAACAGGAGTTACTCCGTACCTGCTGGTCTACAGAACTGAAGCAGTCATACCCGCTGAAGTGGAGATACCTTCCCTGAGAATCATTCATGAAATGAAATTGGACAATGTCGAATGGGTCCGAGCTCGTTATAAGCAATTGGCTTTGATTGATGAGAAAAGAATGGTTGCTATCTATCACGGTCAATTATACCGGCAAAGGATGGAAAGAGCTTTCAACAAACAAGTCAGAACCAAACTTTTTTAG